GGGTAATGCCGGGCAGCAAGGAACCCGATAGTTCTGGTGTAACAATCTCCGCGCTATCACCAGAGCCATACACAAACATCAGGTTCATTCCGCCCATCTCCTCGATGTAACGGCGCTCAATGGCGTCCAACCAGACCACTTGGTCACAGCCCTTTTCATCCGCCTGGGCCTGCGCCAAGAGCGAGCCTGCGTAGTTGCCCGCAAACTTGGCCGCGCCGGTGCCACCGGGTGCTGCGCGCACGTAGTCAGTGGACAGCCACACCGAAACTGGTTTAATCCCGCCGCTGAAATAGGAGCCCGCTGGGGAGGCAATGAGCACATAGCGGTAGGAATTGGCGGGGTGAACACCCAAGGAGACCTCGGTGGAAATCATAAACGGGCGCAGGTACAGCGCTGCTTCCCCGCCGGCTTCTGGTACCCAGTCCTGATCCACCTCCACCAATTGGCGCAGGGACTCAATGAAATCTTCCTGCGGAAGCTCGGGCATAGCCAGGCGCTCAGCAGAATTGATAAAGCGCTGCGCATTGTGGTCCGGCCGGAAGGTAGCGATAGAACCATCCGGCTGACGGTAGGCCTTGATGCCCTCAAAGATTGCCTGCCCATAATGGAAAACGTTGCTGGCAGGTTCCATGGTCATCGGTCCGTACGGGCGCACCTGAGCATCGTGCCAGCCCTTTTCTTCGGTCCAGTCAATGGTGACCATGTGGTCCGTAAAGTGCTTGCCAAAGCCGGGGTTGGCGAGGATCTCTCTCAATTCTTCCGCGGACGTGGGGTTATCGGTACGAGTAATCGTGTAATCAAGCATGCCCACAATCTACCCCTTTATCTATAGCGAGGCAGGAATAAGTTCATCGCCGCGCGGTACAGTGGAGGGAAGATTGATAAGCCTTTCCATAAAGGAGGACACAATGGCACAGACCGATCTACCCGCACGCGGCCACTTTCCCCAGGTAAAGCTGGGAAAGAAGGTTCCTAAGAAAGCAGAAGCACTGCTGATCGCTGCATTCGAGGGCGAAGGCGGCCTCGAACTGCCAGGCACCGATCTACTTGGGGGCGCAGCGCTGCGCTCCACTTATGAAGCACTAGTGGCCGTAGGGGCCTCTGGCAAGGCCGGTGAGGTCACGCGCGTGCCGGCTCCGGCTAAGACCGGCGTGGCCTCCATTATCGCCGTTGGCTTGGGCGATGCGGAAGAGGTAGACGATGAGACGCTGCGCCGCGCTGCCGGGCAGGCCGCGCGTTCCATCACCAAGGTGGGGGCCGTAGCCACCTCGCTAGGCGATTTTGGTATCACCCCAGTGGTAGAAGGCCTCATCCTCGGCGGCTATAAGTACTCTGGCCTGCGCTCTGAATCGGCCGCGGAAACCACCACCTACACCGTGGTGGCGGAGAAGTCCGCACAAGAGGAATTCGACGGCGCCAAGATTACCGCCGAGTCCGTCCTCATCGCCCGCGACCTCGTCAATACCCCTTCCAACCTGCTCTACCCAGAAACCTACGCCGCGTTCCTGTCTGCCCAAGCGGCAGAAGCCGGCCTTGAGGTGGAGGTGTTGGATGAAAAGGCACTGGAAAAGCAGGGCTTTGGCGGCATCATGGCCGTCGGCCGTGGGTCCGCACGTCCGCCGCGCTTGGTCCGCTTGAGCTGGAAGCCGAAGAAGGCCAAGCGCCACG
The nucleotide sequence above comes from Corynebacterium tuberculostearicum. Encoded proteins:
- a CDS encoding branched-chain amino acid aminotransferase; amino-acid sequence: MLDYTITRTDNPTSAEELREILANPGFGKHFTDHMVTIDWTEEKGWHDAQVRPYGPMTMEPASNVFHYGQAIFEGIKAYRQPDGSIATFRPDHNAQRFINSAERLAMPELPQEDFIESLRQLVEVDQDWVPEAGGEAALYLRPFMISTEVSLGVHPANSYRYVLIASPAGSYFSGGIKPVSVWLSTDYVRAAPGGTGAAKFAGNYAGSLLAQAQADEKGCDQVVWLDAIERRYIEEMGGMNLMFVYGSGDSAEIVTPELSGSLLPGITRESLLQVAQDLGYTVTERRITTEEWQRDAESGAMSEAFACGTAAVITPVGHVMGDSADFQVNGNEAGEITMALRERLTGIQRGAVEDTHGWLHTLVK
- a CDS encoding leucyl aminopeptidase, translating into MAQTDLPARGHFPQVKLGKKVPKKAEALLIAAFEGEGGLELPGTDLLGGAALRSTYEALVAVGASGKAGEVTRVPAPAKTGVASIIAVGLGDAEEVDDETLRRAAGQAARSITKVGAVATSLGDFGITPVVEGLILGGYKYSGLRSESAAETTTYTVVAEKSAQEEFDGAKITAESVLIARDLVNTPSNLLYPETYAAFLSAQAAEAGLEVEVLDEKALEKQGFGGIMAVGRGSARPPRLVRLSWKPKKAKRHVALVGKGITFDTGGISLKPGAKMWDMISDMGGSAAMAAAIIAAAKLNLKVGITATLPLAENMPGSDATRPGDVITHYGGITSEVLNTDAEGRLVLADAIARASEDKPDYLIETATLTGAQMVALGERTAGVMGSEEFRDRMAEIGREVGEKAWAMPLLEEHEESVKSASADIRNINAKREGGMEYAGTYLQHFVGEGIEWAHIDVAGPSFNTTGAYGYTPKMGTGVPTRTVIAALREIAESK